In Miscanthus floridulus cultivar M001 chromosome 8, ASM1932011v1, whole genome shotgun sequence, the sequence GGCGCATCGCTGCATCCAATGGAGACACTGCTGCATATAGCACACACCTCATCCTCATTGCTTGTTAAAGCTACCTTTGCTATCAGAACCAACGTATACGCACACGATTCAGAAAGTCACCAAGACACCAACACTATATATACAATCTACTGCAGCTGGTACAACCAAGACACCAACACTATATATGTTTTGATTCACCTACACGGCTACACCACCACTACACCAACCAAAAATGCAGGAAGAGTGCACATCAAGAACACAGCAACCAGCTAACTAGTAGTACATACGTCGTCGACGCGTGCCGACTGACATGCACATGCTCCCAAGTCGATACATCGGCTTGGGTTTCATGCGGCGAGCTGCTGCTGGGCGCTGCATCCGGCGCCGGCGTCGTCCTCGGACAGGCAGCAGTACTGCAGCCTGAGTGGCGCGGGGGGAGCCTCCGCCTCCGCGCACAGCAGCTCGGACTGCAGCACGGCGCAGTAGTCGCCGAACGTCTCCGGCGACACGTTCAGGTCGAAGCCGACGCCGAACAGGAAGTCCACCTCCAGGTAGTTCATCTCCACCAGGCTGATGCCCCCGACCTTGGCGAAGTAGGCGTTGTTGTAGCATCTGCGTGCGTGCACAAATACACATCAGCCTACTTTGACTCTCTTTCAGCGTTCATTCAACTGTAACTTCTTCTCAGCCtaacttcttttttttttccaaagaaAAACCGCGTTGTCAATTTGTCATATTACATAGGAGTAAATTTCTTGTATTCTTTCTGCTTGTCTTATGATTGAGTTTGGCCAATGATTGACGACAAAATTACAGTAAAAGTGTCTGTCAGGGCAATAATCATGCAACCGAACAAGGCAATAATCATGCAACCGAACAAAAGCGCGACCTAAATTTTACCAAACAGAACAGGCACCCAACGGAACCTTTTAAGAATGGCAAGTTGCCCAATAATAAGCAAAGACTAATAATAACCATAAAAGCAAGAAGAGGGGGATGGCTGGATGCTCCTGGGACCCTGACATGAGGAAGTGAGCAAGAGGCAAACATCAGCAGCAGATGGCAAGTTGGCTGTCCCAATCCCCTACAACTGGCGCCGGATTAAATTCCAAGCCGCAGAAAGGTGACGGGGGCAGGGTGGAAATTCTAGTTTTTGTCTTCGGGTCCACGGTGGATGTGTGTGGTTGGATGCACGCAAGCTACTCAGGAACAACCGGGGTCGCTTCGCTGGACAAGCATAACTTTGTCGTCCATGGTCGATTGCCTTGTTTGCAAGGACGACAAAATTGAAGGCTTGTATTACCCAATGAACGGCCTAGTTTCATTCACATAGCATAGTTGAACTATTGAAGTGAATGCCTAGCCTACTACTAGGACTCCTACCTTCTCTTGTCTTGTGATGATCATTAGCACAGTACTGTATGTATGGATCAATGGCTGCCGCCAAAAGTTCTGAATTGATGAGTGTTTTGCACACTTTTCTTATGCTGCTAGGACAAACTGTTGTATATGATACTGTAATACAGACACTTTCACGATAATGTTCTCACAAGTAAATTTTCCATTTTCTTTTGACGTTTACCAGAAGTAACTTCACCGAATAGTAGCTACATAACAATGGGACGCAATTCCGGAGAGATCCTAGCTTCCTAGGAGTGGAAATGATGCTTGAGTTACTTGGACGGCACTCCTAAACTATTCCTGGCTGGCTAGCAGAATTCTGAACTTGGGAGCTGGGAGAAGAGAGGAGCAGCGAAAGATGCCTATGTTGAGTTGTAATAATATAGCACTTTGTCACAGCAACTCTTTGCACAAGAATCCAAAACATTTGAATTTTTCCATGGTACAAATCTTAATatcaaagaagagaaattcaggTGGTCCAATTGATTTTCTCCCAGGCGTTCTACGCAGCACATGTAAATTTCAGAATCAAGAACATCTGAACATACCATAACAGAGCGAACCGCACCAAGTCACTTGACCTACGTGTTCCCAATTATAGACCGACAGATACCTAATCGAGAAGACGATCACGTGCAGCTACGCCGCAAATTCAGCTAGAAAGTTGGTTCGTTTGATCGCGATACCAATAGGCATGGAGAGAGGGATACATCGGACTCACATGTCGTCCATGAACTTGACGGCGGTGAGCACGGCGGTGATGAGGAGGCGGTGCACGCTGTAGGAGTCGACGGCGAGCgcgaggcggcggccgcggcgcagGAGGCGGTCAAGGTAGACGTAGGCCACGACGTAGCACGCGGGGCTGCACCCAGCGAACCGCGCGATGCGCGCCATGTACGCGCGCACCGAGATGCCCGGCTTGGTCGTCGCCCGGAACGCCGACGCCGGGGCCACGACGGCCGAGAGctccgcggccgccgccgggtcGTTGCGGTCCGCAACGCGCTCCAGGATGCTGGCGAGGGCGGCCACGACGCGGGGCATGTCCTCGGTGCCGCCGCTCTCCACCAGCTCCTCGCActcggccatggcggtctccGGGCCGGGCTCCCTCCCTGGGCTCTGGTGTGGCGCACGTGTTGAGCTCCGGGGCTGGTGGAGAGCAGGTGGGGAGAGTTTATCAGAACATGTCTTATAGAACGGATCGGAGGACAACAGATGTGGTTAATTCGGTTTTCGTTGATTTTCTTTCGTGCTGATTTAGGAGATCTTAACCTAAACGTACAAATCATTAGTTTAGCATCTTCGGTGACAACTGAGAAACAAGAGGCTACCACTTGGTTTAAGTCAACGACATTGAATCATTGAGTTTAAAAGGTTAACCGATTTACTAATCTTCACATCTATATCTACATCTATGTTTATATTATATCctatatctaataatactaatctATACCTAAATTTATATCCACCCATTTTATTCGTCGATCCTCTCCCTAACTACCGCGGGTAGTGAAGAGTTTTCCTTCAGTACCTCGTATGTAACCCGGACTCATAGCTCGTACCCATACGAGTTATCTAGCGATTATGAATACGAAGTCCGATTCGAATACATATTAGGACACACCCTATATGTATCTCATATGTGAACTAGACTCATAATCTGCGTTCATACAAGTTAGAAAAACTCGAATCTAACGATGATACATATATTCCTATATATATTGGTATGTTTCAATGCACGTGCACGTTTGGTAGTACCTAATATTAATTTTTTACTAGTAAAAACTACTTTTCTTGCACTGGAATTTGTTCCTATCATTTTCATCCTCTGGTAATGTCTCGCCTCCACTCACTGTCGCATGTGTCGCTtgcctaataaaaaaataaaatcaattCCCGCACGCGGCGCTCGGCTCGGCTCTGCGCTCGACTGCCAGCCCTACCAGATGCGGCGCGCGCCTGCCCTCTCTTGGTTTCGGCGCGTGGCCACCTGCGAGTCG encodes:
- the LOC136474477 gene encoding cyclin-P4-1-like encodes the protein MAECEELVESGGTEDMPRVVAALASILERVADRNDPAAAAELSAVVAPASAFRATTKPGISVRAYMARIARFAGCSPACYVVAYVYLDRLLRRGRRLALAVDSYSVHRLLITAVLTAVKFMDDICYNNAYFAKVGGISLVEMNYLEVDFLFGVGFDLNVSPETFGDYCAVLQSELLCAEAEAPPAPLRLQYCCLSEDDAGAGCSAQQQLAA